From a region of the Streptomyces sp. NBC_00193 genome:
- a CDS encoding acylphosphatase, with the protein MNEDVRMTAWVRGRVQGVGFRWFTRANAMEIGGLIGFALNLDDGRVQVVAEGQRENCHRLLEWLHSADTPGNVDGVTEIWGTPRGGYDGFAIR; encoded by the coding sequence ATGAACGAAGATGTGCGGATGACCGCCTGGGTGCGCGGCCGTGTACAGGGAGTGGGCTTCCGCTGGTTCACCAGGGCGAACGCCATGGAGATCGGCGGACTGATCGGCTTCGCGCTCAACCTGGACGACGGGCGAGTACAGGTGGTGGCCGAAGGTCAACGTGAGAATTGCCACCGGCTCCTGGAGTGGCTGCACAGCGCCGACACGCCCGGGAACGTGGACGGGGTGACAGAGATCTGGGGCACACCGCGCGGCGGCTACGACGGTTTCGCGATCCGGTGA
- a CDS encoding CAP domain-containing protein → MGRHRLHAAPRPGGKRRVALRGGLLGASVAVVLGTAAVTTGFVPVGSSFPYVGVKTAGSDAKTSEAGTKASPSPGSALEQQGGLANLSGRAPSGVSTPSSPAPSAPSSPSASPSPSPSPSTEPAKTPVASPTPTPVKPKPSAPKTSAPAAPPAPPASAGHSAEEAAVLTLVNQERAQAGCGPVRANPPLAALAGAFSKDMAVRGFFDHTDPDGNTPWDRATKAGISGMGGENIARGQGDAAAVMKAWMNSPGHKANILNCEFRTLGVGVYNAAGGPWWTQDFGF, encoded by the coding sequence ATGGGACGCCACCGCCTCCACGCCGCGCCGCGCCCCGGCGGCAAGCGCCGCGTCGCCCTGCGAGGGGGTCTGCTCGGCGCATCCGTGGCCGTGGTCCTCGGCACGGCGGCCGTCACCACCGGCTTCGTCCCGGTCGGCTCCTCCTTCCCCTACGTAGGGGTCAAGACCGCGGGCTCCGACGCGAAGACCTCGGAGGCCGGGACCAAGGCCTCGCCGAGCCCCGGTAGCGCACTGGAGCAGCAGGGCGGCCTCGCCAACCTGTCCGGCCGGGCGCCCTCGGGCGTGAGCACCCCGTCCTCCCCGGCCCCTTCCGCTCCGTCCTCCCCGTCGGCCAGCCCTTCCCCTTCCCCGTCTCCCTCCACGGAGCCGGCGAAGACCCCGGTGGCGAGCCCGACCCCGACCCCGGTGAAGCCGAAGCCTTCCGCGCCGAAGACCTCCGCCCCCGCGGCCCCGCCCGCCCCGCCCGCGTCGGCCGGCCACTCCGCCGAGGAGGCTGCCGTACTGACCCTGGTGAACCAGGAGCGCGCGCAGGCGGGCTGCGGTCCGGTCCGGGCGAACCCGCCGCTGGCGGCACTGGCCGGAGCCTTCAGCAAGGACATGGCCGTCCGGGGCTTCTTCGACCACACGGACCCCGACGGCAACACCCCGTGGGACCGCGCCACCAAGGCCGGCATATCGGGGATGGGCGGCGAGAACATCGCCCGCGGCCAGGGCGACGCGGCGGCCGTGATGAAGGCCTGGATGAACAGCCCGGGCCACAAGGCCAACATCCTCAACTGCGAGTTCCGCACCCTGGGCGTCGGCGTGTACAACGCCGCCGGCGGCCCCTGGTGGACCCAGGACTTCGGCTTCTAG
- a CDS encoding flavodoxin family protein, with protein sequence MTYTPVVSIAYHSGYGHTAVIAEAVKAGAIDAGATVHMIKVDEIDEEKWALLTASDAIIFGSPTYMGTASGAFHVFAEASSKIWFVAGWQDKVAAGFTNSGSKSGDKGNTLDYFQTLASQHGMSWVNLGLKPGWNSSTGSENDLNRLGFFDGATAQSNGDQGPEFVHKADIATAEHLGSRVTEQTRVLLAGRAALASV encoded by the coding sequence ATCACGTACACCCCCGTCGTCTCGATCGCCTACCACTCCGGCTACGGCCACACCGCCGTGATCGCCGAGGCCGTCAAGGCCGGCGCCATCGACGCCGGTGCGACCGTGCACATGATCAAGGTCGACGAGATCGACGAAGAGAAGTGGGCGCTCCTGACCGCGTCCGACGCGATCATCTTCGGTTCTCCGACCTACATGGGCACCGCCTCCGGCGCCTTCCACGTCTTCGCCGAGGCCTCCTCGAAGATCTGGTTCGTCGCCGGCTGGCAGGACAAGGTCGCCGCGGGCTTCACCAACTCCGGGTCCAAGTCCGGCGACAAGGGCAACACCCTCGACTACTTCCAGACGCTGGCCTCGCAGCACGGCATGAGCTGGGTCAACCTGGGCCTGAAGCCGGGCTGGAACTCCAGCACCGGTTCCGAGAACGACCTCAACCGCCTCGGCTTCTTCGACGGCGCCACCGCCCAGTCCAACGGTGACCAGGGTCCCGAGTTCGTCCACAAGGCCGACATCGCCACCGCCGAGCACCTCGGCAGCCGCGTCACCGAGCAGACCCGTGTCCTGCTCGCGGGCCGCGCCGCCCTGGCGTCCGTCTGA
- a CDS encoding helix-turn-helix domain-containing protein, giving the protein MQTQGCGETEGDGVPEQASEAFGAFDVFARTCPSRETLEHVTGRWGSLTVGALSKGPCRFNELRRRVDGISEKMLSQTLHALERDGIVNREAQPTNPPRVDYELTPFGVAVAERVDALIGLLEGSMPSVLSSRSAYDATREGRWQRGQK; this is encoded by the coding sequence ATGCAGACTCAAGGGTGTGGCGAGACCGAGGGCGACGGCGTGCCCGAACAGGCCTCCGAAGCGTTCGGTGCTTTCGACGTGTTTGCACGCACGTGCCCCTCCCGCGAGACGCTGGAACACGTCACGGGTCGCTGGGGAAGCCTCACGGTCGGTGCCCTGTCCAAGGGGCCGTGCCGGTTCAACGAGCTGCGCCGCCGCGTGGACGGCATCAGCGAGAAGATGCTCTCCCAGACCCTGCACGCGCTGGAGCGCGACGGCATCGTCAACCGGGAGGCGCAGCCGACGAACCCGCCGCGCGTCGACTACGAGCTGACCCCGTTCGGCGTGGCGGTCGCGGAGCGCGTGGACGCGCTCATAGGGCTGCTGGAGGGCAGCATGCCCTCGGTGCTCTCTTCCAGGTCCGCCTACGACGCCACGCGCGAAGGCCGCTGGCAGCGCGGGCAGAAGTAG
- the mutM gene encoding bifunctional DNA-formamidopyrimidine glycosylase/DNA-(apurinic or apyrimidinic site) lyase produces MPELPEVEVVRRGLERWVAGRTVTAVEVLHPRAVRRHEGGGADFAARLTGETFGVPRRRGKYLWLPLEDREHSVLGHLGMSGQLLVQPEGAPDEKHLRIRVRFGDGAGTELRFVDQRTFGGLSLHPCVPDSAEGLPDVIAHIARDPLDPLFDETAYHLALRAKRTTVKRALLDQSLISGVGNIYADESLWRAKLHYERPTATLTRPRSTELLGHVRDVMNEALAVGGTSFDSLYVNVNGESGYFDRSLDAYGREDEPCRRCGTPMRRRPWMNRSSYFCPRCQRPSRVAS; encoded by the coding sequence GTGCCCGAGCTGCCCGAGGTCGAAGTGGTGCGGCGCGGGCTGGAGCGCTGGGTGGCCGGGCGGACCGTGACGGCCGTCGAGGTCCTGCATCCGCGCGCCGTACGCCGGCACGAGGGCGGCGGCGCCGATTTCGCGGCGCGGCTCACGGGGGAGACCTTCGGGGTGCCGAGGCGGCGCGGCAAGTACCTGTGGCTGCCGCTGGAGGACCGGGAGCACTCCGTGCTCGGGCACCTCGGAATGAGCGGGCAGCTCCTCGTGCAGCCCGAGGGGGCGCCCGACGAGAAGCACCTGCGCATCCGGGTGCGGTTCGGGGACGGGGCCGGGACGGAGCTGCGCTTCGTCGACCAGCGGACCTTCGGCGGGCTGTCCCTGCACCCCTGCGTCCCCGACAGCGCGGAGGGGCTGCCCGACGTCATCGCGCACATCGCGCGTGACCCCCTGGACCCGCTGTTCGACGAGACGGCCTACCACCTGGCGCTGCGCGCCAAGCGCACCACCGTGAAGCGGGCACTGCTCGACCAGTCGCTGATCAGCGGGGTCGGAAACATCTACGCGGACGAATCGCTCTGGCGCGCCAAGCTGCACTACGAGCGCCCCACGGCCACCCTCACGCGCCCCCGGAGCACGGAACTCCTCGGCCATGTCCGTGACGTCATGAACGAGGCCCTCGCCGTCGGCGGCACCAGCTTCGACAGCCTCTACGTCAACGTGAACGGCGAGTCCGGCTACTTCGACCGCTCCCTCGACGCCTACGGGCGGGAGGACGAGCCCTGCCGTCGCTGCGGCACTCCGATGCGCCGCCGCCCCTGGATGAACCGGTCGAGCTACTTCTGCCCGCGCTGCCAGCGGCCTTCGCGCGTGGCGTCGTAG
- the rnc gene encoding ribonuclease III, whose amino-acid sequence MSELSNAEKQAVSNNAASSHVLLEGRLGYRLESALLVRALTHRSYAYENGGLPTNERLEFLGDSVLGLVVTDTLYTTHPDLPEGQLAKLRAAVVNSRALAEVSRGLELGSFIRLGRGEEGTGGRDKASILADTLEAVIGAVYLDQGLDAASELVHRLFDPLIDRSSNLGAGLDWKTSLQELTAAEGLGVPEYLVTETGPDHEKTFTAAARVGGTSYGTGVGRSKKEAEQQAAESAWRGISTAADKRIAAPAGTAATPAEDDGATTPADPAPDA is encoded by the coding sequence ATGTCTGAGCTGTCCAACGCTGAGAAGCAGGCAGTCAGTAACAACGCGGCCTCGTCCCACGTGCTTCTGGAAGGGCGGCTCGGGTATCGACTCGAGTCCGCCCTTCTGGTGCGTGCGCTGACCCACCGCTCGTACGCGTACGAGAACGGCGGTCTGCCCACCAACGAACGCCTGGAGTTCCTCGGGGACTCCGTGCTGGGCCTGGTGGTCACGGACACGCTGTACACGACCCACCCCGACCTGCCTGAAGGCCAACTGGCCAAACTGCGGGCCGCGGTAGTCAACTCGCGTGCACTGGCGGAGGTCAGCCGCGGCCTCGAACTCGGCTCCTTCATCCGGCTCGGCCGGGGTGAAGAGGGCACGGGTGGCCGGGACAAGGCCTCCATCCTCGCCGACACCCTTGAAGCGGTGATCGGCGCGGTCTACCTCGACCAGGGTCTCGACGCGGCCTCGGAGCTGGTTCACCGGCTCTTCGACCCGCTCATCGACAGGTCCTCGAACCTCGGCGCCGGCCTGGACTGGAAGACCAGTCTCCAGGAACTCACGGCCGCCGAAGGTCTCGGGGTGCCCGAATACCTGGTCACCGAGACCGGCCCGGACCACGAGAAGACCTTCACCGCCGCCGCGCGCGTCGGTGGGACCTCTTACGGCACCGGTGTCGGGCGCAGCAAGAAGGAAGCGGAACAGCAGGCGGCCGAGTCCGCGTGGCGCGGTATCAGTACCGCGGCGGACAAGCGGATCGCGGCTCCGGCCGGGACCGCGGCCACTCCGGCCGAGGACGACGGGGCGACGACCCCCGCCGACCCGGCGCCGGACGCCTGA
- the rpmF gene encoding 50S ribosomal protein L32 — MAVPKRKMSRSNTRHRRSQWKAAVPTLVSCERCQEPKLQHIACPSCGTYNKRQVLEV; from the coding sequence GTGGCTGTTCCGAAGCGGAAGATGTCGCGCAGCAACACGCGCCACCGCCGGTCGCAGTGGAAGGCTGCGGTCCCCACCCTGGTTTCGTGTGAGCGTTGCCAGGAGCCGAAGCTCCAGCACATTGCGTGCCCGAGCTGCGGCACCTACAACAAGCGCCAGGTCCTCGAGGTCTGA
- a CDS encoding DUF177 domain-containing protein translates to MNTHLDHRNPLVFDTHELGRRPGAMLRLSREIAAPADLGLAGVIGVPQGNPLNLKLRLESVMEGVLVTGTVRGWATGECVRCLEAVERELKAEFQEMFSYPDADDRIRSKAEPADDAEDDEDTLFLEDGLFDLESVLRDVVVLALPLQPVCREDCLGLCPDCGLSLNDDPDHHHDAVDIRWAALQGLVTDQGVEKDNMSGTASDGVQSAAEKQEK, encoded by the coding sequence CTGAACACCCACCTCGACCACCGCAACCCCCTCGTGTTCGACACGCACGAGCTGGGTCGGCGTCCTGGTGCCATGCTGCGGCTGTCCCGTGAGATCGCTGCGCCGGCGGACCTCGGTCTCGCCGGTGTCATCGGAGTGCCCCAGGGCAACCCGCTGAACCTCAAGCTCCGCCTGGAGTCGGTCATGGAAGGGGTGCTTGTCACAGGCACCGTCCGTGGCTGGGCGACCGGGGAGTGCGTAAGGTGTCTGGAGGCCGTCGAGCGCGAGCTCAAGGCGGAGTTCCAGGAGATGTTCTCGTACCCTGACGCCGACGACCGGATCCGCTCCAAGGCGGAGCCGGCCGACGACGCCGAGGACGACGAGGACACGCTCTTTCTCGAGGACGGTTTGTTCGACCTCGAATCCGTGCTGCGCGATGTGGTGGTGCTCGCACTGCCGCTGCAGCCGGTGTGCCGGGAGGACTGTCTCGGACTGTGCCCCGATTGCGGGCTCAGCCTGAACGACGACCCGGACCACCACCATGACGCCGTCGACATCCGTTGGGCGGCATTGCAGGGACTCGTCACCGATCAGGGCGTCGAGAAGGACAATATGAGCGGCACTGCCTCCGACGGAGTTCAGAGCGCCGCCGAGAAGCAGGAGAAGTAG
- a CDS encoding DivIVA domain-containing protein: protein MDVQKKLDEIVAAVGSARSMPMSASCVINRAELLAQLEEVRKALPGSLAQAQELIGGREQMVEEARREADRIIESAHAQRGSLISDTEVARRSQDEADRILAEARREADEVKAEADDYVDSKLANFEVVLTKTIGSVDRGREKLLGRGPGLDDQGYPDAEAPERSHDPQTQREQADAYVDTKLATFEAVLSKTLEAVGRGRQKLLGRVATDDLGAHMAAQDAAGHQQSRSSSDADFLAGLAEPQAPLIPAQAQAQPEPQPTYDAYAYQQPVQQDAYAYQDPYAGYQQVQQQPDPYAVSYEQQQPDPYGGYQQPQQGTHDQQAALDETSFFDTSMINLDQLRQYEQGR from the coding sequence ATGGACGTGCAGAAGAAGCTCGACGAGATCGTCGCGGCCGTCGGCAGCGCCCGGTCCATGCCCATGTCGGCCTCCTGCGTGATCAACCGCGCCGAGCTGCTCGCCCAGCTCGAAGAGGTCCGCAAGGCGCTGCCGGGCTCGCTCGCACAGGCCCAGGAGCTCATCGGCGGCCGGGAGCAGATGGTCGAGGAGGCCCGCCGCGAGGCCGACCGGATCATCGAGTCGGCGCACGCCCAGCGCGGTTCGCTGATCTCCGACACCGAGGTCGCGCGGCGCTCCCAGGACGAGGCGGACCGGATCCTGGCGGAGGCCCGCCGCGAGGCGGACGAGGTCAAGGCCGAGGCCGACGACTACGTCGACAGCAAGCTCGCGAACTTCGAGGTCGTGCTCACCAAGACCATCGGCTCGGTGGACCGGGGCCGCGAGAAGCTGCTCGGCCGCGGGCCCGGACTGGACGACCAGGGCTACCCGGACGCCGAGGCGCCCGAGCGCAGCCACGACCCGCAGACGCAGCGGGAGCAGGCCGACGCCTACGTGGACACCAAGCTGGCGACCTTCGAGGCAGTGCTCTCCAAGACCCTGGAGGCCGTCGGCCGGGGCCGCCAGAAGCTCCTCGGCCGCGTGGCCACCGACGACCTCGGCGCGCACATGGCCGCCCAGGACGCGGCGGGCCACCAGCAGTCGCGCTCGTCGAGCGACGCGGACTTCCTGGCGGGGCTGGCCGAGCCGCAGGCGCCGCTGATCCCCGCACAGGCGCAGGCCCAGCCGGAGCCGCAGCCCACGTACGACGCCTATGCCTACCAGCAGCCCGTCCAGCAGGACGCCTACGCGTACCAGGACCCGTACGCGGGCTACCAGCAGGTCCAGCAGCAGCCCGACCCCTACGCGGTCTCGTACGAGCAGCAGCAGCCCGACCCCTACGGCGGCTACCAGCAGCCCCAGCAGGGCACGCACGACCAGCAGGCGGCGCTCGACGAGACCAGCTTCTTCGACACGAGCATGATCAACCTGGACCAGCTGCGCCAGTACGAACAGGGTCGCTGA
- the coaD gene encoding pantetheine-phosphate adenylyltransferase, producing the protein MRRAVCPGSFDPITNGHLDIIGRASRLYDVVHVAVMINQSKQGLFTVEERIELIREATAGYGNIVVESFHGLLVDFCKQREIPAIVKGLRAVSDFDYELQMAQMNMGLSGVETLFVPTNPTYSFLSSSLVKEVAAWGGDVAHLLPAHVHAALLERLAER; encoded by the coding sequence TTGCGCCGCGCCGTCTGTCCGGGGTCGTTCGACCCCATCACCAACGGACACCTCGACATCATCGGCAGGGCCTCCCGGCTCTACGACGTGGTCCACGTCGCCGTGATGATCAACCAGTCCAAGCAGGGACTCTTCACCGTCGAGGAGCGGATCGAGCTGATCCGCGAGGCGACCGCCGGCTACGGCAACATCGTGGTCGAGTCCTTCCACGGGCTCCTCGTGGACTTCTGCAAGCAGCGGGAGATCCCGGCCATCGTCAAGGGCCTGCGCGCCGTCAGCGACTTCGACTACGAGTTGCAGATGGCCCAGATGAACATGGGTCTGTCGGGCGTCGAGACGCTCTTCGTCCCGACCAACCCCACCTACAGCTTCCTGTCCTCCTCCCTGGTCAAGGAAGTGGCGGCCTGGGGCGGCGACGTCGCCCACCTGCTGCCCGCGCACGTGCACGCCGCCCTGCTGGAGCGCCTGGCCGAGCGCTGA
- the rsmD gene encoding 16S rRNA (guanine(966)-N(2))-methyltransferase RsmD, producing the protein MTRVIAGSAGGRRLVVPPGTGTRPTSDRMREGLFSTWESLHGVEGARVLDLYAGSGAVGLEALSRGADHALLVEPDAKAAKAIKENIASVGLPGAEYRSGKAEQIAAGAAHGDPYDVVFLDPPYEVEHAHLCEILLTLRSNGWLTDDVLVTVERRTRSGAFPWPDGFEPLRSRKYGEGTLWYGRAASISEES; encoded by the coding sequence ATGACCCGCGTGATCGCCGGAAGCGCAGGCGGGCGACGCCTCGTCGTACCGCCCGGCACCGGCACCCGCCCGACCTCGGACCGGATGCGCGAAGGCCTCTTCTCCACCTGGGAGTCGCTGCACGGAGTCGAGGGAGCACGCGTCCTCGACCTCTACGCCGGTTCCGGCGCCGTCGGCCTGGAGGCGCTCTCCCGCGGCGCGGACCACGCGCTGCTGGTCGAGCCCGACGCCAAGGCCGCCAAGGCGATCAAGGAGAACATCGCGTCGGTCGGCCTGCCCGGCGCCGAATACCGGTCCGGCAAGGCCGAGCAGATCGCGGCCGGCGCCGCGCACGGGGACCCGTACGACGTGGTCTTCCTGGACCCGCCGTACGAGGTGGAGCACGCCCACCTGTGCGAGATCCTCCTCACACTCCGGTCCAATGGCTGGCTCACCGACGACGTCCTCGTCACCGTGGAGCGCAGGACCCGCAGCGGGGCCTTCCCGTGGCCGGACGGCTTCGAGCCGCTGCGCTCCAGGAAGTACGGCGAGGGCACCCTTTGGTACGGTCGCGCCGCCTCCATCAGCGAAGAGTCATGA
- the recG gene encoding ATP-dependent DNA helicase RecG: MVCNEHVPALDEDLKKTLGPATAKVLAEQLGLHTALDLLHHYPRRYAERGELTSLAELADQIDEHVTVVAQVADARLLTYQGSRGGGKRLEVTITDGSGRLQLVFFGSGVHKPHKELLPGSRAMFAGKVGMFNHKLQLAHPAYEPLGADASDRDAAAAFASQLIPIYPACAKLESWKIAKCVDAVLPTAQEVVDPLPPALREDRGLVPLTEALLKIHRPVTKADIEDARGRLKWDEAFVLQVALARRRHADSQLPAVPRRPTPGGLLESFDAKLPFTLTEGQQTVSKEIFDDLATDHPMHRLLQGEVGSGKTMVALRAMLAVVDSGGQAAMLAPTEVLAQQHHRSITEMMGELAEGGMLGGSDRGTKVVLLTGSMGVPARRQALLDLITGEAGLVIGTHALIEDKVQFHDLGLVVVDEQHRFGVEQRDALRSKGKQPPHLLVMTATPIPRTVAMTVFGDLETSVLDQLPAGRSPIATHVVPAKDKPHFLARTWERVREEVENGHQAYVVCPRIGDGEDENGKGAKGAKGAKKKAAAEEDGDRRPPLAVLEIAEQLTRGPLAGLSVEVLHGRMDPADKDDVMRRFTAGEVKVLVATTVIEVGVNVPNSTVMVIMDADRFGVSQLHQLRGRVGRGSAPGLCLLVSEMHEASPARARLAAVAATLDGFELSRIDLEQRREGDVLGQAQSGVRSSLRMLAVIEDEEVITQAREEATRVVAADPELAELPGLRTALDALLDTEREQYLEKG, encoded by the coding sequence CTCAAGAAGACCCTCGGCCCCGCCACCGCGAAGGTGCTGGCCGAGCAGCTCGGCCTGCACACGGCCCTGGACCTGCTCCACCACTACCCCCGGCGGTACGCGGAGCGCGGCGAGCTGACCTCGCTGGCCGAACTCGCCGACCAGATCGACGAACACGTCACGGTGGTCGCGCAGGTCGCCGACGCGCGGCTGCTGACGTACCAGGGCAGCCGGGGCGGCGGGAAGCGCCTCGAGGTCACCATCACCGACGGCAGCGGACGGCTCCAGCTCGTCTTCTTCGGCTCCGGCGTCCACAAACCGCACAAGGAACTGCTGCCCGGCAGCCGCGCGATGTTCGCGGGCAAGGTCGGCATGTTCAACCACAAGCTCCAGCTCGCCCACCCCGCCTACGAGCCCCTCGGCGCGGACGCCTCCGACCGGGACGCGGCCGCCGCCTTCGCGAGCCAGCTCATCCCGATCTACCCGGCCTGCGCGAAGCTGGAGTCCTGGAAGATCGCCAAGTGCGTGGACGCGGTGCTCCCCACGGCCCAGGAGGTCGTCGACCCGCTGCCGCCGGCCCTGCGCGAGGACCGCGGACTGGTCCCGCTCACCGAGGCCCTGCTGAAGATCCACCGCCCGGTCACCAAGGCCGACATCGAGGATGCCCGCGGCCGCCTCAAGTGGGACGAGGCCTTCGTCCTCCAGGTCGCCCTGGCCCGCCGCCGGCACGCCGACTCCCAGCTCCCGGCCGTACCCCGCCGCCCCACGCCCGGCGGCCTCCTCGAATCCTTCGACGCCAAGCTCCCCTTCACCCTCACCGAAGGCCAGCAGACCGTCTCCAAGGAGATCTTCGACGACCTCGCCACCGACCACCCCATGCACCGTCTCCTCCAGGGCGAGGTCGGAAGCGGGAAGACGATGGTCGCCCTGCGGGCCATGCTCGCCGTCGTCGACTCCGGCGGGCAGGCGGCCATGCTCGCCCCCACCGAGGTGCTCGCGCAGCAGCACCACCGGTCCATCACCGAGATGATGGGCGAGCTCGCCGAGGGAGGCATGCTCGGCGGCTCCGACCGGGGGACCAAAGTGGTCCTGCTCACCGGCTCGATGGGGGTGCCCGCCCGCCGTCAGGCGCTGCTCGACCTGATCACCGGCGAGGCCGGCCTCGTGATCGGCACGCACGCCCTGATCGAGGACAAGGTGCAGTTCCACGACCTCGGCCTGGTCGTCGTCGACGAGCAGCACCGCTTCGGCGTGGAACAGCGCGACGCCCTGCGCTCCAAGGGCAAGCAGCCCCCGCACCTGCTCGTCATGACCGCCACCCCGATCCCGCGGACGGTGGCCATGACCGTCTTCGGCGATCTGGAGACCTCCGTACTGGACCAGCTCCCCGCCGGCCGCTCCCCGATCGCCACCCACGTGGTGCCCGCCAAGGACAAGCCGCACTTCCTGGCCCGGACCTGGGAGCGGGTCCGCGAGGAAGTCGAGAACGGGCACCAGGCGTACGTGGTCTGCCCGCGCATCGGCGACGGGGAGGACGAGAACGGCAAGGGCGCCAAGGGGGCCAAGGGCGCCAAGAAGAAGGCGGCGGCCGAGGAGGACGGTGACAGGCGGCCCCCGCTCGCGGTGCTGGAGATCGCCGAGCAGCTCACCCGGGGCCCCCTCGCCGGACTGTCCGTCGAGGTGCTGCACGGGCGGATGGACCCCGCCGACAAGGACGACGTGATGCGCCGCTTCACCGCGGGCGAGGTCAAGGTGCTGGTCGCCACCACCGTCATCGAGGTCGGCGTGAACGTCCCCAACTCCACCGTCATGGTCATCATGGACGCGGACCGCTTCGGCGTCTCCCAGCTCCACCAGCTCCGCGGCCGCGTCGGCCGCGGCTCCGCCCCCGGCCTGTGCCTGCTGGTCAGCGAGATGCACGAAGCCAGCCCCGCCCGCGCCCGGCTCGCGGCCGTCGCCGCCACCCTGGACGGCTTCGAGCTCTCCCGCATCGACCTGGAGCAGCGCCGCGAGGGCGATGTGCTCGGCCAGGCCCAGTCCGGTGTCCGCTCCTCACTGCGGATGCTCGCCGTGATCGAGGACGAGGAGGTCATCACCCAGGCCCGGGAGGAGGCCACCCGCGTGGTCGCCGCCGATCCCGAGCTCGCGGAGCTGCCGGGCCTGCGGACCGCCCTGGACGCCCTGCTGGACACCGAGCGGGAGCAGTACCTGGAGAAGGGGTGA